One segment of Neobacillus endophyticus DNA contains the following:
- a CDS encoding Mu transposase C-terminal domain-containing protein, whose product MVLTINMLIQYRNDPNNIERIIWIDERYDSCFLINVFDNTLPKIKKILEIEDGLVIGEVVILEDDPFNLIIREEEISEKAKTLRNESWEIINQLLSHGVINLLNSKTRSEIVKKVSEDLNVNSKKINRCLKRYWKRGMHVNALLPDFQNCGGIGVQKNSGDNKRGRPRKMEEIMGEGVNIDQYTKEKFHLGIAKFYLRQNNVTVRYAFEQTLKEYFRDVLENDPNKLPTYNQFLYWLRKNENLSYRLIKRHGKKNFELKHRPVLGSVQQEVRSPGQKVLIDSTVSDVYLCSEFDRQSIIGRGIVYFVKDIFSRMILSVHVCLEGPNFEQARIALMNMVENKVEFCQRFGIEIKEHEWSTAHLPECIVADRAELLSHASTLLTERLNIKIENSPPFRGDFKSLVEQQFAILNRQVKPILPGAIQSDFKVRGAKDYRLSSVLTLKDFMKIVILCAIHYNNNFVIENYIRDEEMIKDGVPPIPVKLFEWGMKNRAGKLRTISREQLMLMLLPSSQASVTEFGIKWNGMFYTNETALREQWFVESRFFGRKKVTITYDPRDVGIIYLHNKDKHSFERCFLLEHQSRYKEKTLEDVNYLQEIEMQTKQHKKSGLKERINLMEQVEEIVKEAEKKSKKDRINISKNQRLKNIKENRKQEIERVRKETVQVDHAPLIKKQVHEELNKADKVIDFQDDLQLLRKFQQKGLGNKDE is encoded by the coding sequence ATGGTTCTAACTATAAATATGCTAATCCAATATAGAAATGACCCAAATAACATTGAAAGGATTATTTGGATAGATGAAAGGTATGATTCTTGCTTTCTAATTAATGTTTTTGATAATACGTTGCCAAAGATTAAAAAGATTTTAGAGATTGAGGATGGTTTAGTAATTGGAGAAGTTGTCATCTTAGAGGATGACCCTTTCAATTTGATTATTAGAGAAGAGGAAATCAGTGAGAAAGCAAAAACATTGAGGAATGAATCATGGGAAATTATTAATCAACTTTTAAGTCATGGGGTTATAAATCTCTTGAACTCCAAAACAAGGAGCGAAATTGTAAAGAAGGTTTCCGAGGATTTAAACGTGAACTCGAAGAAAATAAATCGATGTTTGAAAAGATATTGGAAACGTGGAATGCACGTAAACGCCCTCTTACCCGATTTTCAAAATTGTGGCGGAATCGGGGTTCAGAAGAATAGCGGTGATAACAAAAGAGGTCGTCCAAGGAAAATGGAGGAGATTATGGGTGAGGGTGTTAACATTGACCAATATACGAAGGAAAAATTCCATCTTGGAATAGCCAAATTTTATCTTCGACAAAATAATGTGACTGTCCGCTATGCTTTTGAGCAAACCTTAAAAGAATATTTTAGAGATGTATTGGAAAATGACCCTAATAAATTGCCTACATATAATCAATTTTTGTATTGGTTACGCAAAAATGAAAATTTATCTTATCGGCTAATTAAAAGACATGGGAAAAAAAACTTCGAATTAAAACACCGCCCTGTTCTGGGAAGTGTACAACAAGAAGTTCGTTCACCAGGGCAAAAAGTATTAATTGATTCAACTGTTTCTGACGTATATTTGTGTAGTGAATTTGACCGCCAATCCATCATTGGAAGGGGCATAGTGTATTTTGTAAAGGACATATTCTCCAGAATGATTTTATCAGTCCATGTTTGTTTGGAGGGGCCTAACTTTGAACAAGCAAGAATTGCACTAATGAATATGGTTGAGAACAAAGTGGAATTTTGCCAAAGATTTGGTATCGAAATAAAAGAACATGAGTGGTCGACTGCACATCTACCTGAGTGTATTGTGGCAGACAGGGCAGAATTATTATCTCATGCTTCAACTTTACTGACGGAAAGATTGAATATAAAAATTGAGAATAGTCCGCCATTTCGTGGCGACTTCAAATCTTTGGTGGAACAGCAGTTCGCTATCCTTAACCGTCAAGTTAAACCGATTCTTCCTGGTGCTATTCAATCAGACTTCAAAGTTAGGGGGGCAAAGGATTATAGGTTGTCATCAGTTTTAACACTTAAGGATTTTATGAAAATTGTTATACTATGTGCCATTCACTACAACAATAATTTTGTAATAGAAAACTATATACGAGATGAAGAAATGATTAAGGACGGTGTTCCTCCTATACCTGTAAAACTATTTGAATGGGGCATGAAAAATAGAGCAGGAAAGCTAAGAACGATAAGTAGAGAACAACTTATGCTGATGCTCTTGCCTTCTTCCCAGGCATCGGTGACTGAGTTTGGTATTAAGTGGAATGGGATGTTCTACACTAATGAAACTGCACTGCGGGAGCAGTGGTTTGTTGAATCGAGATTTTTTGGAAGAAAAAAGGTTACGATTACCTATGACCCAAGAGATGTTGGAATCATTTATCTGCATAACAAGGACAAACACAGTTTTGAACGATGTTTTTTATTAGAACATCAATCACGTTACAAAGAGAAAACACTGGAAGATGTAAATTATTTGCAAGAAATAGAGATGCAAACCAAACAACATAAAAAATCAGGGTTAAAAGAGAGAATTAACTTAATGGAACAAGTCGAGGAAATTGTAAAAGAGGCTGAAAAGAAAAGCAAAAAAGATAGAATAAATATTAGTAAAAATCAAAGATTAAAAAATATTAAGGAAAATCGAAAACAGGAAATTGAAAGAGTCCGAAAAGAAACCGTACAAGTTGACCATGCTCCATTAATTAAGAAGCAAGTACATGAAGAACTTAATAAAGCTGATAAAGTAATAGATTTCCAAGATGATTTACAATTGCTAAGGAAATTTCAGCAGAAGGGATTGGGAAATAAAGATGAATAG
- a CDS encoding TnsA endonuclease C-terminal domain-containing protein has translation MPVLKYEQTTKKIAKLIEEGYGQGEGIAYKPFLDVIRVSSKGRISRIKGLSGRVHHFLSDSETRLFYIYEFAGKEDIREHYPLLEGMEEIIPNLDEELLKRLVNQKTGEPLILTTTFLITEKDENGELSYFARSVKDYRQLENKQVIERFEIMKKYWEARGVEYGIITNKEIPLMVAKNIEFIHPYFHLEEYGIKDKMQGFLKNRLVDMIGNSETKQINEILSMFDNEFNIDQGTGIAIYKHLLARKILSVNMNEAISFNQPCNSVQILTRTEVDNNGSNYKYANPI, from the coding sequence ATGCCCGTTTTAAAATATGAACAAACAACAAAGAAAATAGCAAAATTGATAGAAGAAGGATACGGTCAAGGAGAGGGGATAGCGTACAAACCGTTTTTGGATGTAATACGGGTATCTTCGAAAGGAAGAATCAGTCGTATTAAAGGGCTTAGTGGAAGGGTTCATCATTTTTTATCAGATTCAGAGACAAGACTGTTCTACATATATGAATTTGCAGGAAAGGAAGATATTCGGGAACATTATCCTCTGTTAGAAGGTATGGAAGAGATTATTCCGAATTTGGATGAAGAACTGCTTAAGCGTTTGGTTAATCAAAAAACTGGAGAGCCACTTATTCTTACAACGACCTTTTTAATCACAGAAAAAGATGAAAACGGAGAACTAAGCTATTTTGCCAGGTCTGTAAAGGATTACAGGCAGTTAGAAAATAAACAGGTAATCGAACGCTTTGAAATAATGAAAAAATATTGGGAAGCCAGGGGAGTAGAATACGGAATTATTACGAATAAAGAGATACCTTTGATGGTTGCAAAGAATATAGAATTCATTCATCCCTATTTCCATTTGGAGGAATACGGCATTAAAGATAAAATGCAGGGATTTTTGAAAAACCGTCTTGTTGACATGATTGGTAATAGTGAAACAAAGCAAATAAACGAAATTCTAAGCATGTTTGATAACGAATTTAATATTGACCAGGGGACTGGGATTGCAATTTACAAACATCTTTTAGCCAGGAAAATTCTAAGTGTAAATATGAATGAAGCAATCTCTTTTAACCAACCATGCAATTCAGTTCAAATTCTAACAAGAACAGAGGTGGATAATAATGGTTCTAACTATAAATATGCTAATCCAATATAG